Proteins from one Faecalibacterium sp. I3-3-33 genomic window:
- a CDS encoding LacI family DNA-binding transcriptional regulator yields MAKAVRMADIAKRLGISTVSVSKGLAGKDGVSEAMRAKILAAAKEMGYQVPVRAQTQTGGETIGILVADRFFNENAFYSNLYRAVLKCAAEQDISVLMEIVLPQAEKSCNMPNFLVNHKVDGLIFMGEISRRYLATAVQTGVPFMLLDFYDDAIAADCVLSDNTSGSYTLTEHLISTGRRNIGFVGSVQSTSSIMDRYLGYVKALLRAGLPIRDDWRLEDRDDLGIFVPFTLPHEMPDAFVCNCDEVAYNLVETLKRNGYRVPQDVAVTGYDDYRFSTICNPQLTSYRVDLDCMAKTVVAQLRRKMAHKPAIAPTVIVPGGFVRREST; encoded by the coding sequence ATGGCAAAAGCAGTGCGCATGGCTGATATTGCCAAGCGGCTGGGCATCAGCACAGTATCCGTTTCCAAAGGGCTTGCCGGCAAGGACGGCGTAAGCGAGGCGATGCGGGCAAAAATTCTTGCTGCCGCCAAGGAAATGGGGTATCAGGTGCCTGTCCGCGCGCAGACGCAGACCGGCGGCGAGACCATCGGCATTCTGGTGGCGGACCGCTTTTTCAACGAGAACGCCTTTTATTCCAATCTGTACCGGGCGGTGCTCAAGTGCGCTGCCGAGCAGGACATCTCGGTGCTGATGGAGATCGTTCTCCCGCAGGCAGAAAAGAGCTGCAACATGCCCAATTTCCTTGTTAACCACAAGGTGGACGGCCTGATCTTCATGGGCGAGATCAGCCGCCGGTATCTGGCCACCGCCGTGCAGACCGGCGTGCCTTTTATGTTGCTGGATTTCTACGACGATGCCATTGCCGCCGACTGTGTGCTCAGCGACAACACCAGCGGCAGCTATACGCTTACGGAACACCTCATCTCCACCGGGCGGCGGAACATCGGCTTTGTGGGCAGCGTGCAGTCCACCAGCTCCATCATGGACCGCTATCTCGGTTATGTAAAGGCTCTGCTGCGCGCCGGGCTTCCCATCCGGGACGACTGGCGGCTCGAAGACCGGGACGACCTGGGAATATTCGTTCCGTTTACACTTCCCCATGAAATGCCGGATGCCTTTGTCTGCAACTGCGATGAGGTGGCCTACAATCTGGTGGAGACCCTCAAGCGCAACGGCTACCGGGTGCCGCAGGATGTGGCAGTGACCGGCTACGATGATTATCGCTTTTCTACCATCTGCAATCCGCAGCTGACCAGCTACCGGGTGGATCTGGATTGCATGGCAAAAACCGTGGTGGCACAGCTCCGCCGCAAGATGGCGCATAAGCCCGCCATCGCACCCACCGTCATCGTGCCCGGCGGCTTTGTAAGAAGAGAATCGACATGA
- a CDS encoding ABC transporter substrate-binding protein gives MRKINRRSFLKATGILAAASALAACGGGSSSTAGSTGSTAGSTAGSAAGADGAKAYNELTVGTDNTDLKADLKIISHRTDLIDDGTFDGYITAFQKLYPNITIKYEGITDYANDMTTRLTSKDWGDLCMIPTAIPLTELGDYFEPLCALSDIENEYNFASNRAYNGSVYGIPSTGNAQGIVYNKKVFEAAGITTLPKTPDEFLDDLQKIKDYDPSIDPLYTNYAAGWTMTAWDAYTSGGATGDPNWMNITMPQTKDPFQKGILGADDMGPYAVYYILYEAVKRGLTEADPTTTDWEGSKPRINNGQIGAMVLGSWAIVQMQAAGDHADDIGYMPFPITVKGTQYASAGADYCYGVNKNTTDDKKLAAMLYIKWLTESSNFAYDQGGVPVLKSQEYPDTLKAFDGIDLIEDAPAPAELADLATEVQQEAELMLNADQTHVMRVVEAGINGDETLDDIVADWNAAWNKAVDAYAPQ, from the coding sequence ATGCGTAAGATCAATCGTCGTAGTTTCCTGAAGGCTACTGGTATTCTGGCAGCAGCATCTGCTCTGGCTGCCTGCGGCGGCGGGTCCAGCTCCACCGCCGGTTCCACCGGCTCCACCGCTGGTTCTACCGCCGGTTCCGCTGCCGGTGCGGATGGTGCCAAGGCTTACAATGAGCTGACCGTTGGCACCGACAACACCGACTTGAAGGCTGACCTGAAGATCATCAGCCACCGTACCGACCTCATCGATGACGGCACCTTCGATGGCTACATTACCGCATTCCAGAAGCTGTATCCCAACATCACCATCAAGTACGAGGGCATCACCGACTATGCCAACGACATGACCACCCGTCTGACTTCCAAGGACTGGGGCGATCTGTGCATGATCCCCACCGCCATCCCCCTGACCGAGCTGGGCGACTACTTTGAGCCTCTGTGCGCACTGAGCGACATTGAGAACGAGTACAACTTCGCTTCCAACCGCGCTTATAACGGCAGCGTGTACGGCATCCCCTCCACCGGCAATGCACAGGGCATCGTCTACAACAAGAAGGTCTTTGAGGCTGCCGGCATCACCACCCTGCCCAAGACCCCGGACGAGTTCCTGGATGACCTGCAGAAGATCAAGGACTACGATCCTTCCATTGATCCCCTGTACACCAACTACGCCGCCGGCTGGACCATGACCGCATGGGATGCTTACACCAGCGGCGGCGCAACCGGCGACCCGAACTGGATGAACATTACCATGCCCCAGACCAAGGATCCGTTCCAGAAGGGCATTCTGGGTGCGGACGATATGGGTCCCTACGCTGTGTACTACATCCTGTACGAAGCAGTGAAGCGCGGTCTGACCGAGGCCGACCCCACCACCACCGACTGGGAGGGCTCCAAGCCCCGCATCAATAACGGCCAGATCGGTGCCATGGTTCTGGGCAGCTGGGCCATCGTGCAGATGCAGGCCGCCGGTGACCACGCCGACGACATTGGCTATATGCCGTTCCCCATCACCGTCAAGGGTACCCAGTACGCCAGCGCAGGTGCAGACTACTGCTACGGTGTGAACAAGAACACCACCGATGACAAAAAGCTGGCTGCCATGCTCTACATCAAGTGGCTGACCGAAAGCTCCAACTTTGCTTATGATCAGGGCGGTGTGCCGGTGCTGAAGAGCCAGGAATACCCCGATACCCTGAAGGCATTCGACGGCATCGACCTGATCGAGGATGCCCCCGCCCCCGCAGAGCTGGCAGACCTTGCCACCGAGGTGCAGCAGGAGGCTGAGCTGATGCTGAATGCCGACCAGACCCACGTCATGCGTGTGGTGGAGGCTGGTATCAACGGCGACGAGACTCTGGACGACATCGTGGCCGACTGGAACGCCGCATGGAACAAGGCCGTGGATGCCTACGCACCGCAGTAA
- a CDS encoding carbohydrate ABC transporter permease, producing MASSATVSAPKKRKSFSEYFHSMRGQQLIVTLVFLFVPLVLLFMFTYLPFFKMVEFSFFKMKYIGRRTFVGLQNYISVFTRKDCFHALSLSLYYMAGSVVQMALALLFATILSFKCKGSKFFRGALYFPCLICGISVGFIFKFFFTHGFVLDTLLSWVGFNMDKLPFWLRDESINNVVLVACSIWKYIGQNIVMFIGAIASVDPVLYEAAEIDGANAWHRFKDIILPSISTIVVLNLIISVSGALSAFEMPYVVTGGGFNTSTYFVVMDKIAHTDQKVGLASAMAVVLLLLIVIVTYAQKAVEKWLENRSSGVTK from the coding sequence ATGGCATCTTCCGCAACCGTATCCGCGCCTAAAAAGCGCAAGAGCTTCAGCGAATACTTCCACAGTATGCGCGGGCAGCAGCTCATCGTCACGCTGGTGTTCCTGTTCGTTCCGCTGGTGCTGCTGTTCATGTTCACCTATCTGCCCTTCTTCAAAATGGTGGAGTTCAGCTTCTTCAAAATGAAGTACATCGGCAGACGCACCTTTGTGGGTCTGCAGAACTACATCTCGGTCTTTACCCGCAAAGACTGCTTCCACGCTCTGAGCCTGAGCCTTTACTACATGGCAGGTTCGGTGGTGCAGATGGCGCTGGCGCTGCTGTTTGCCACCATCCTGAGCTTCAAGTGCAAGGGCAGCAAGTTCTTCCGGGGTGCACTGTACTTTCCCTGCCTCATCTGCGGCATCTCGGTGGGCTTCATCTTCAAGTTCTTCTTCACCCACGGCTTTGTGCTGGATACCCTGCTGAGCTGGGTGGGCTTCAACATGGATAAGCTGCCCTTCTGGCTCCGGGATGAGTCCATCAACAACGTCGTGCTGGTGGCCTGCTCCATCTGGAAATACATCGGCCAGAACATCGTCATGTTCATCGGCGCGATCGCTTCTGTGGACCCCGTTCTGTACGAGGCTGCTGAGATCGACGGTGCCAACGCATGGCACCGCTTCAAGGACATCATCCTGCCCTCCATCAGCACCATCGTGGTGCTGAACCTCATCATCTCGGTGTCCGGCGCACTGTCCGCCTTCGAGATGCCCTATGTTGTCACCGGCGGCGGCTTCAACACCTCCACCTACTTCGTGGTCATGGACAAGATCGCCCATACCGACCAGAAGGTGGGTCTTGCATCCGCCATGGCTGTGGTTCTGCTGCTGCTCATCGTGATCGTCACCTACGCCCAGAAGGCTGTGGAAAAATGGCTGGAAAACCGCAGCAGCGGCGTAACCAAGTGA
- a CDS encoding carbohydrate ABC transporter permease, which translates to MNATKNEIASIKMKRVLINICKYVLLIFAAFVALVPIVSCVFTAFKTEEEYANTNVITLPKSFLNFDNFIIAWNKANMGKAFLNSFIILICVLVGSIMISAMLAYVLNRFKFPGNKLIRNLFTIATLIPGIASQVTVYQIMTALHLVNSMPGYIILMMGTDVITIYIFLQFFENLSPTLDESAILDGCTYFGVFFKILLPLLKPAIVTSAILKGVSTYNEYYMANLYLQDKTKYQVVATSLYVFSGPMGNQYNYICAGVIITIIPALIVFLLCQDQIYSGMAAGAVKG; encoded by the coding sequence ATGAACGCAACCAAAAACGAGATCGCTTCCATCAAGATGAAGCGCGTCCTCATCAACATCTGCAAGTATGTGCTGCTGATCTTTGCCGCTTTCGTGGCACTGGTGCCCATCGTATCCTGCGTATTCACCGCCTTTAAAACCGAGGAGGAGTACGCCAACACCAACGTCATCACCCTGCCCAAGAGCTTTTTGAACTTCGATAACTTCATCATCGCATGGAACAAGGCCAACATGGGCAAGGCGTTCCTCAACAGCTTTATTATCCTGATCTGCGTGCTGGTGGGCAGCATTATGATCAGCGCCATGCTGGCTTATGTGCTGAACCGGTTCAAGTTCCCCGGCAACAAGCTGATCCGCAACCTGTTCACCATTGCCACCCTGATCCCCGGCATCGCCTCTCAGGTCACGGTGTACCAGATCATGACCGCTCTGCATCTGGTGAACTCCATGCCCGGCTACATCATCCTGATGATGGGCACAGACGTTATCACCATCTATATCTTTTTGCAGTTCTTCGAGAACCTTTCCCCCACGCTGGATGAAAGCGCCATTCTGGATGGCTGCACCTACTTTGGTGTGTTCTTCAAGATCCTGCTGCCCCTGCTGAAGCCCGCCATCGTCACCAGCGCCATCCTGAAGGGTGTGTCCACCTACAACGAATACTACATGGCAAACCTGTATCTGCAGGATAAGACCAAGTATCAGGTGGTTGCTACCTCGCTGTATGTGTTCTCCGGCCCCATGGGCAACCAGTACAACTACATCTGCGCCGGTGTCATCATCACCATCATCCCCGCCCTTATCGTGTTCCTGCTGTGTCAGGATCAGATCTACAGCGGCATGGCTGCCGGTGCGGTCAAAGGCTAA
- a CDS encoding glycoside hydrolase family 130 protein — protein MSNVKMFCDALPNIPWQEKPADVTAPVWRYNENPIIDRNPVEGVARIFNSAVVPYEGKFIGVFRGEQVDGIPYIYLGRSEDGIHWNFDKDKIPFVNEKGEPFMPVYAYDPRLVKVEDTYYIIWCQDFYGASIGIAKTTDFKTFVRIENPFIPFNRNAVLFPRKINGLYTLLSRPSDSGHTPFGDIFLSQSPDMEFWGRHRHVMSKGSNWWESVKIGGGAAPIETSEGWLLFYHGVTGTCNGFVYSIGGAILDKDEPSKVLYRCGNFLLTPEKWYEERGFVPNVCFPCATLQDADTGRIALYYGCADSYVGLAFTTVDEVVDYIKTHDNAGPTDHEVGIR, from the coding sequence ATGAGCAACGTAAAAATGTTCTGCGATGCACTGCCCAACATCCCCTGGCAGGAAAAGCCCGCCGATGTTACCGCCCCGGTGTGGCGGTACAACGAGAACCCCATCATCGACCGCAACCCTGTGGAAGGGGTGGCACGCATCTTCAACAGTGCCGTGGTGCCCTACGAGGGCAAGTTCATCGGCGTGTTCCGTGGCGAACAGGTCGACGGCATCCCCTACATCTATCTGGGACGCAGCGAGGACGGCATCCACTGGAACTTTGACAAGGACAAGATCCCCTTCGTCAACGAAAAGGGCGAGCCGTTTATGCCGGTGTACGCCTACGATCCCCGTCTTGTGAAGGTGGAGGACACCTACTACATCATCTGGTGTCAGGACTTCTACGGTGCGTCCATTGGCATCGCCAAGACCACCGACTTCAAGACCTTTGTCCGCATCGAGAACCCCTTCATCCCCTTCAACCGCAACGCCGTGCTGTTCCCCCGCAAGATCAACGGCCTGTACACCCTGCTGAGCCGCCCGTCTGACAGCGGCCACACCCCCTTTGGTGACATCTTCCTGAGCCAGAGCCCGGATATGGAGTTCTGGGGCCGTCACCGCCATGTGATGAGCAAGGGCTCCAACTGGTGGGAGAGCGTGAAGATCGGCGGCGGTGCTGCCCCCATTGAGACCAGCGAGGGCTGGCTGCTGTTCTACCACGGCGTTACCGGCACCTGCAATGGCTTCGTCTACTCCATCGGCGGTGCCATTCTGGATAAGGACGAGCCCAGTAAGGTACTGTACCGCTGCGGCAACTTCCTGCTGACCCCGGAAAAGTGGTATGAGGAGCGCGGCTTCGTGCCCAACGTCTGCTTCCCCTGCGCCACCTTGCAGGATGCCGACACCGGCCGCATCGCTCTGTACTATGGCTGCGCCGACAGCTATGTCGGTCTGGCCTTCACCACCGTAGACGAGGTGGTGGATTACATCAAGACCCACGATAACGCAGGCCCCACCGATCACGAGGTGGGCATCCGCTAA
- a CDS encoding AGE family epimerase/isomerase, translating into MSSIKQAAEEMLLQTIIPFWKGLRDEENGGFYGYMDFDLKLDKQAEKGCILNSRILWFFSEAAMLTGRADLAEDARHAYQFFLKNCYDEANGGVYWSCDYTGKPQDTTKHTYNQGFAIYALSAYYRLTKDPVALTYAKKIFHLIEQHCTDSEGYLEAFTIDWKPESNEKLSENGVMAAKTMNTLLHVFEGYAGLYQASRDPEVEKALRRILDIYEHKIYSPELHRQLVFFDQHYNSIIDLYSYGHDIESSWLIDWGCDLLGDAALSKRIHTINSDLAAHIYKEAYIDHSVVNECDRGKVNTTRVWWVQAESVLGFVNEYNKSGDAKYRDAAADIYHYICNVMVDKRPGSEWFWEVDADGKPSSRKPILEPWKCPYHNGRMCMELIRRNPDVTV; encoded by the coding sequence ATGTCTTCCATCAAACAGGCAGCAGAAGAAATGCTGCTGCAAACCATCATTCCCTTCTGGAAAGGGCTGCGGGACGAGGAAAACGGCGGCTTTTACGGCTACATGGATTTTGACCTGAAGCTGGACAAACAGGCCGAAAAGGGCTGCATCCTGAACAGCCGCATTCTGTGGTTCTTCTCCGAGGCTGCCATGCTCACCGGCCGGGCAGACCTTGCCGAGGATGCCCGCCACGCCTACCAGTTCTTCCTGAAAAACTGCTACGACGAGGCAAACGGCGGTGTGTACTGGAGCTGCGATTACACCGGCAAGCCGCAGGACACCACCAAGCACACCTACAATCAGGGCTTTGCCATCTATGCCCTTTCCGCTTACTACCGGCTGACCAAAGACCCCGTTGCGCTGACCTACGCAAAAAAGATCTTTCATCTCATCGAGCAGCACTGCACCGACAGCGAGGGCTATCTGGAGGCCTTTACCATCGACTGGAAGCCGGAGAGCAACGAAAAGCTCTCCGAAAACGGTGTCATGGCGGCAAAGACCATGAACACCCTGCTCCATGTGTTCGAGGGTTACGCCGGGCTTTATCAGGCAAGCCGTGACCCGGAGGTGGAAAAGGCCCTGCGCCGCATCCTTGATATCTACGAGCACAAAATTTACAGCCCGGAGCTGCACCGGCAGCTGGTGTTCTTTGACCAGCACTACAACTCCATCATCGACCTGTACAGCTACGGCCACGATATCGAGTCCAGCTGGCTCATCGACTGGGGCTGCGATTTACTGGGCGATGCAGCGCTTTCCAAACGCATCCACACCATCAACTCCGACCTTGCCGCCCACATCTACAAGGAAGCTTACATTGACCACTCGGTGGTCAACGAGTGCGACCGCGGCAAGGTGAACACCACCCGTGTGTGGTGGGTGCAGGCCGAAAGCGTGCTGGGCTTCGTGAACGAATACAACAAGAGCGGCGATGCAAAATACCGCGATGCCGCCGCCGATATTTACCACTACATCTGCAACGTGATGGTGGACAAACGCCCCGGCAGTGAATGGTTCTGGGAGGTGGACGCAGACGGAAAACCGTCCAGCCGCAAACCCATCCTTGAGCCGTGGAAGTGCCCCTACCACAACGGCAGAATGTGCATGGAACTGATAAGGAGGAACCCCGATGTCACAGTCTAA
- a CDS encoding glycoside hydrolase family 130 protein, with product MSQSKLHPEYLRQKALQDAYLARKNKKTDFYNGIYDRWENPVLTRESIPLSWRFDLNPETNPHFMERLGVNAVFNSGAIKLNGKYYLVARIEGNDRKSFFGVAESDSPVEGFHFWEKPILLPDTCPEETNVYDMRLTQHEDGWIYGVFCSESKDNSVNDLSAAVAAAGIVRTKDLKTWERLPNLVTKRSPQQRNVDLLPEFVNGKYAFYTRPMDDFIDTGSGGGVGFGLCEDITHAVIDEEIITSPRRYHTITEAKNGEGATPIKTEKGWLHIAHGVRNTAAGLRYVIYVFVTALDDPSKIIAEPSGFLIAPRDWERVGDVSNVVFTNGAIADDDGSVYIYYAASDTRLHVASTTIDKLLDFAFNTPADPLRSVDCVKQRCALIDKNLEYLKSIGE from the coding sequence ATGTCACAGTCTAAACTCCATCCCGAATACCTGCGCCAGAAGGCTTTGCAGGATGCCTACCTGGCCCGCAAAAACAAAAAGACCGATTTCTACAACGGCATCTACGACCGGTGGGAAAACCCGGTGCTGACCCGCGAATCCATCCCGCTGAGCTGGCGGTTCGACCTGAACCCGGAGACGAACCCCCACTTTATGGAGCGTCTGGGCGTGAACGCCGTGTTCAACTCCGGTGCCATCAAGCTGAACGGCAAGTATTACCTTGTGGCACGCATTGAGGGCAACGACCGCAAGAGCTTTTTCGGCGTGGCAGAAAGCGACAGCCCGGTGGAGGGCTTCCACTTCTGGGAAAAGCCCATCCTGCTGCCGGACACCTGCCCGGAGGAGACCAACGTCTACGATATGCGCCTGACCCAGCACGAGGACGGCTGGATCTACGGCGTGTTCTGCTCCGAGAGCAAGGACAACAGCGTGAATGACCTGTCCGCTGCCGTGGCTGCCGCAGGCATCGTCCGCACCAAAGACCTCAAAACTTGGGAGCGTCTGCCGAACCTTGTCACCAAGCGCAGCCCCCAGCAGCGCAATGTGGATCTGCTGCCGGAGTTCGTCAACGGCAAATACGCCTTCTACACTCGCCCCATGGATGACTTCATCGACACCGGTTCCGGCGGCGGCGTAGGCTTTGGTCTGTGCGAGGACATCACCCACGCCGTCATTGACGAGGAGATCATCACCAGCCCCCGCCGCTACCACACCATCACCGAGGCAAAGAACGGCGAGGGTGCTACCCCCATCAAGACCGAAAAAGGCTGGCTGCACATTGCCCACGGCGTGCGGAATACCGCCGCTGGGCTGCGGTACGTTATTTATGTATTCGTCACCGCACTGGACGACCCCAGCAAGATAATCGCAGAGCCCTCCGGCTTCCTGATCGCTCCCCGCGACTGGGAGCGTGTGGGCGATGTCTCCAACGTGGTCTTTACCAACGGCGCGATTGCAGACGATGACGGAAGCGTGTATATTTATTATGCAGCCAGCGACACCCGTCTCCATGTGGCTTCCACCACCATTGACAAGCTGCTGGACTTCGCCTTCAACACCCCCGCCGACCCGCTGCGCAGCGTGGACTGCGTAAAGCAGCGGTGCGCCCTCATCGACAAAAATCTGGAGTACCTCAAGAGCATCGGCGAGTAA
- a CDS encoding YesL family protein: MKKTNIDSPFYRTMGKIGDLLFANLLWLVCCLPIVTAGASTLGLFTVVNKMAAKEDYTVHTDFFKAFKRDFKQSTALWLVLLLAGFAALTGLRTATAQDTPSTGILAAASFLLLVLAGCCGSWGFALLARFTYSGVLPVLADSGRMTLANLLPTVGNLAFLAWFPLLAKAAPAWFVYLLPLWLLIGGAGSALGMASLMRPAFAQLEKAGRKEEEPEEEPDTEDSVQ; the protein is encoded by the coding sequence ATGAAAAAGACCAACATCGATAGCCCCTTCTACCGCACTATGGGGAAGATCGGCGATCTGCTTTTTGCCAACCTTCTGTGGCTGGTGTGCTGTTTGCCCATCGTCACCGCCGGAGCCTCCACCCTGGGGCTGTTCACGGTGGTGAACAAGATGGCGGCAAAGGAGGACTACACCGTCCATACCGACTTTTTCAAGGCGTTCAAGCGGGATTTTAAGCAATCTACTGCCCTGTGGCTGGTGCTTTTGCTGGCAGGCTTTGCCGCCCTCACCGGGCTGCGCACCGCCACCGCACAGGACACCCCCAGCACCGGCATTCTGGCGGCAGCGTCCTTTCTGCTGCTGGTGCTGGCGGGCTGCTGCGGCAGCTGGGGCTTTGCCCTGCTGGCACGGTTCACCTATTCCGGCGTTCTGCCGGTGCTGGCGGACAGTGGCCGCATGACCCTTGCAAACCTGCTGCCCACTGTGGGGAATCTGGCTTTTCTGGCGTGGTTTCCGCTGCTGGCAAAAGCCGCCCCTGCGTGGTTCGTCTATCTGCTGCCCCTGTGGCTGCTCATCGGCGGCGCAGGTTCTGCCCTTGGCATGGCAAGCCTGATGCGCCCCGCCTTTGCTCAGCTGGAAAAAGCCGGGCGCAAGGAAGAGGAACCGGAAGAAGAACCTGACACGGAGGACAGCGTGCAATGA
- a CDS encoding phospho-sugar mutase yields the protein MEEKVKQQYDRWLSQPGMPADLADELNSIAGNEDSITDRFYRELEFGTGGLRGVIGAGTNRMNVYNIRKATQGLANYLNASDLPKKVAIGYDSRIKSDVFAKETAAVLAANGIKAYIYPRLEPTPALSWAVRYYGCGAGVCVTASHNPAKYNGYKVYGADGCQITLEVAAKILAAIEAVDCFAVQPADFDAALAEGKIEYSSEKCLDDFVDAVYAQRVGDGAGTADLKLVYTPLNGSGLECVKKLLAKLGVTHVTVVPEQEKPDGNFPTCPYPNPEIREAMQKGLELCDKVHPDLLLGTDPDCDRCGTAVPDGKGGYRLITGNEMGIILLDYICRTRKALGTMPEHPVAVTTIVSTDMATPVAAKYGVELRRTLTGFKFIGEQIGLLEAAGEADRYIFGFEESYGYLSGAHVRDKDAVNATLLVCEAAAWYAKQGMTLLDAINKLYAEFGCYRNALHSFAFEGESGMHTMDAIMKQLRQTPPTAIGGMAVESVVDYNTAGTGLPKANVLEFRLAGGAKLMVRPSGTEPKIKVYLSAVATTEEAADAINDTLGKAAAALLKA from the coding sequence ATGGAAGAAAAAGTAAAACAGCAGTATGACCGCTGGCTTTCCCAGCCCGGGATGCCTGCCGACCTTGCCGATGAACTGAACAGCATTGCAGGCAACGAGGATTCCATCACCGACCGCTTTTACCGGGAGCTGGAATTCGGCACCGGCGGTCTGCGGGGTGTCATCGGCGCAGGCACCAACCGGATGAACGTCTACAACATCCGCAAGGCAACCCAGGGGCTTGCCAACTACCTGAACGCCTCCGACCTGCCCAAGAAGGTGGCCATCGGCTACGACAGCCGCATCAAGAGCGACGTGTTCGCAAAAGAAACGGCGGCAGTTCTGGCTGCTAACGGCATCAAGGCGTACATCTACCCCCGTCTGGAGCCCACCCCGGCACTGAGCTGGGCGGTGCGGTACTACGGCTGCGGTGCAGGTGTGTGCGTCACCGCCAGCCACAACCCCGCCAAGTACAACGGCTACAAGGTCTACGGCGCAGACGGCTGCCAGATCACCCTTGAGGTGGCAGCAAAGATCCTTGCCGCCATTGAAGCAGTAGACTGCTTTGCCGTACAGCCTGCGGACTTTGACGCAGCCCTTGCCGAGGGCAAGATCGAATACAGCAGCGAGAAATGTCTGGACGACTTTGTGGATGCCGTCTACGCCCAGCGGGTCGGTGATGGTGCAGGCACCGCCGACCTGAAGCTGGTGTACACTCCGCTGAACGGCTCCGGTCTGGAATGCGTGAAAAAGCTGCTGGCAAAGCTGGGCGTCACCCATGTGACCGTGGTGCCGGAGCAGGAAAAGCCGGACGGCAACTTCCCCACCTGCCCCTACCCGAACCCGGAGATCCGGGAAGCCATGCAGAAGGGTCTGGAGCTGTGCGACAAAGTGCACCCGGATCTTTTGCTGGGCACCGACCCGGATTGTGACCGCTGCGGCACCGCCGTGCCCGACGGCAAGGGCGGCTACCGGCTCATCACCGGCAACGAGATGGGCATCATCCTGCTGGACTACATCTGCCGCACCCGCAAGGCACTGGGCACCATGCCGGAGCATCCGGTGGCTGTGACCACCATCGTCTCCACCGATATGGCCACCCCGGTGGCGGCAAAGTACGGCGTGGAGCTGCGCCGCACCCTGACCGGCTTCAAGTTCATCGGCGAGCAGATCGGTCTGCTGGAAGCCGCAGGTGAAGCCGACCGCTACATCTTTGGCTTTGAGGAGAGCTACGGCTACCTGTCCGGTGCCCACGTCCGGGACAAGGACGCCGTCAACGCTACCCTGCTGGTGTGCGAAGCCGCTGCATGGTACGCAAAGCAGGGCATGACCCTGCTGGATGCCATCAATAAGCTGTACGCCGAGTTTGGCTGCTACCGCAACGCCCTGCACAGCTTCGCTTTTGAGGGCGAAAGCGGAATGCACACCATGGATGCCATCATGAAGCAGCTGCGCCAGACTCCGCCCACCGCTATCGGCGGCATGGCCGTGGAAAGCGTAGTGGACTACAACACCGCCGGCACCGGACTGCCCAAGGCAAACGTGCTGGAGTTCCGTCTGGCGGGCGGTGCCAAGCTGATGGTGCGCCCCTCCGGCACTGAGCCGAAGATCAAGGTGTATCTCTCTGCCGTTGCCACCACCGAAGAAGCAGCCGATGCCATCAATGACACCCTTGGCAAAGCTGCCGCTGCCCTGTTGAAAGCATAA